The following proteins are encoded in a genomic region of Gossypium hirsutum isolate 1008001.06 chromosome D05, Gossypium_hirsutum_v2.1, whole genome shotgun sequence:
- the LOC107902755 gene encoding ATPase 9, plasma membrane-type isoform X1, whose protein sequence is MVDIDDTLQEIKNENVDLERIPVEEVFLQLKCTKEGLTTEEGLKRLQIFGPNKLEEKSESKVLKFLGFMWNPLSWVMEIAAIMAIALANGGGKPPDWQDFVGITVLLIINSTISFIEENNAGNAAAALMAGLAPKTKVLRDGKWCEQEAAILVPGDIISIKLGDIIPADARLLEGDALKVDQSALTGESLPVNKNPGDGVYSGSTVKQGELEAVVIATGVHTFFGKAAHLVDSTNNVGHFQKVISQAYDKHHLWYILNLYLMCALGWELIDQVLTAIGNFCICSIAVGMLVEIVVMYPIQRRKYRDGIDNLLVLLIGGIPIAMPTVLSVTMAIGSHRLSQQGAITKRMTAIEEMAGMDVLCSDKTGTLTLNKLTVDKSMVEVFTKDVDKEMLLLLAARASRVENQDAIDACIVGMLGDPKEAREGITEVHFFPFNPVDKRTAMTYIESDGSWHRVSKGAPEQIISLCDLRDDVKKKAHDIIDKFADRGLRSLGVARQTVPEKTKDSPGSPWEFVGLLPLFDPPRHDSAETIRRALHLGVNVKMITGDQLAIGKETGRRLGMGTNMYPSSALLGHNKDEKVDTIDVDELIEKADGFAGVFPEHKYEIVKRLQERNHICGMTGDGVNDAPALKKADIGIAVDDATDAARSASDIVLTEPGLSVIVSAVLTSRAIFQRMKNYTIYAVSITIRIVLGFMLLALIWKFDFSPFMVLIIAILNDGTIMTISKDRVKPSPMPDSWKLKEIFATGIVLGTYLACMTVVFFWAANDSDFFSDKFGVKSIRYSQDELTAAVYLQVSIVSQALIFVTRSRSWSFIERPGLLLVVAFILAQLVATVLAVYANWGFARIKGIGWPWAGVIWLYSIVFYIPLDVLKFLIRYALSGKAWDNLLQNKTAFTTKKDYGRGEREAQWATAQRTLHGLQAPGAEEILNEKSSYRELSEIAEQAKKRAEVARLRELHTLKGHVDSVVKLKGLDIETINQNYTV, encoded by the exons GAGCGTATACCCGTTGAAGAAGTATTTCTGCAGTTGAAATGCACCAAGGAAGGGTTGACAACCGAGGAGGGGCTGAAGAGACTGCAAATCTTTGGCCCAAACAAACTCGAAGAGAAGAGT GAAAGCAAGGTTTTGAAGTTCTTGGGATTTATGTGGAATCCTTTATCATGGGTGATGGAGATTGCAGCAATTATGGCCATTGCTTTGGCCAATGGAGGA GGCAAGCCTCCAGATTGGCAAGATTTCGTTGGTATCACGGTTTTGCTTATTATCAACTCCACTATCAGTTTCATTGAAGAAAACAATGCAGGCAATGCAGCAGCGGCACTTATGGCCGGTCTTGCTCCCAAAACCAAG gTCCTAAGAGATGGAAAATGGTGCGAGCAAGAAGCTGCAATTTTGGTACCAGGAGATATCATCAGCATCAAGTTGGGAGATATCATCCCAGCAGATGCACGTCTCCTAGAGGGCGATGCGCTCAAGGTTGATCAATCTGCCTTAACTGGTGAGTCTTTGCCGGTAAACAAGAACCCCGGTGATGGGGTTTACTCGGGTTCTACCGTCAAGCAAGGTGAGCTCGAGGCCGTTGTTATCGCTACTGGTGTTCACACCTTCTTTGGTAAAGCAGCTCACCTGGTCGATAGCACCAACAACGTAGGCCACTTCCAGAAGGTAATCTCACAAGCTTATGACAAGCATCATTTGTGGTATATTCTTAACTTGTATCTGATGTGTGCACTGGGATGGGAACTGATTGATCAGGTGCTGACCGCAATTGGGAACTTCTGCATATGCTCAATTGCAGTAGGCATGCTAGTTGAGATTGTGGTGATGTATCCGATCCAGCGTCGAAAGTATAGAGATGGAATTGATAATCTCTTGGTGCTTCTCATCGGAGGGATTCCTATCGCCATGCCAACAGTTTTGTCGGTGACAATGGCTATCGGGTCTCACCGGCTTTCTCAACAAGGAGCTATTACAAAGAGAATGACAGCCATCGAGGAAATGGCAGGAATGGATGTACTGTGCAGTGACAAGACTGGGACACTTACTCTAAACAAGCTTACTGTAGACAAGAGCATGGTTGAG GTATTCACAAAGGATGTTGACAAGGAAATGCTTCTGTTACTCGCGGCAAGGGCCTCAAGGGTTGAAAATCAAGATGCTATTGATGCCTGCATTGTTGGAATGCTAGGTGACCCCAAGGAG GCAAGAGAGGGTATCACAGAGGTCCATTTCTTCCCTTTTAACCCAGTTGACAAGCGTACAGCCATGACATACATCGAGTCCGATGGCAGTTGGCATCGAGTCAGCAAAGGTGCACCAGAGCAG ATCATTTCTCTCTGCGACCTTCGAGATGATGTGAAGAAGAAGGCTCATGATATTATTGATAAATTTGCTGATCGTGGACTTCGTTCTCTTGGTGTGGCTAGACAA ACTGTTCCTGAGAAAACCAAGGACAGCCCGGGGAGTCCATGGGAATTTGTGGGCCTTTTACCTCTTTTTGATCCTCCTAGACACGACAGCGCGGAGACGATTCGTCGCGCACTCCATCTTGGTGTGAATGTCAAGATGATCACCGGTGATCAGTTGGCCATTGGTAAGGAAACCGGTAGGAGGCTGGGCATGGGAACCAACATGTATCCATCATCTGCTCTCCTGGGCCACAATAAAGATGAAAAAGTTGACACAATCGATGTCGATGAGCTTATTGAAAAGGCTGATGGCTTTGCAGGAGTTTTCCCAG AGCACAAATATGAGATTGTGAAGAGGCTACAAGAAAGGAACCACATTTGTGGCATGACTGGAGATGGAGTGAATGATGCACCAGCCCTTAAGAAGGCAGACATTGGAATTGCTGTGGATGACGCAACCGATGCAGCTCGAAGTGCATCGGATATAGTATTAACAGAGCCTGGACTAAGTGTGATTGTTAGTGCTGTTCTAACAAGCAGAGCCATTTTTCAGAGAATGAAAAACTATACCATCTATGCCGTTTCCATCACTATCCGTATCGTGCTGGGTTTCATGCTCCTTGCTCTTATTTGGAAGTTCGATTTCTCCCCCTTCATGGTTTTGATCATTGCTATACTCAATGACGGAACTATTATGACCATCTCCAAGGACAGGGTTAAGCCATCTCCTATGCCTGACTCATGGAAGCTCAAGGAGATCTTTGCCACCGGCATTGTTCTCGGAACCTATCTTGCTTGCATGACTGTTGTTTTCTTCTGGGCTGCTAACGATTCCGACTTCTTTTCg GATAAGTTTGGGGTAAAATCCATCCGGTACAGTCAAGATGAGCTTACAGCCGCTGTGTATCTCCAAGTGAGTATTGTGAGTCAGGCACTCATCTTTGTGACTCGTTCTCGGAGCTGGTCTTTTATCGAACGTCCCGGTCTCCTTCTAGTGGTTGCCTTCATTCTAGCACAATTG GTGGCTACTGTCCTTGCCGTTTATGCAAACTGGGGATTCGCTAGAATTAAAGGCATCGGGTGGCCTTGGGCTGGTGTTATTTGGCTCTACAGTATAGTTTTCTACATCCCACTTGATGTTCTCAAGTTCTTAATCCGGTATGCCTTAAGTGGAAAGGCCTGGGATAATCTCCTTCAGAATAAG ACTGCTTTCACAACAAAGAAGGATTATGGAAGGGGAGAGAGGGAGGCACAATGGGCCACGGCGCAACGAACCCTTCATGGATTGCAGGCTCCCGGAGCtgaagaaatcttgaatgagaagAGCAGCTACCGAGAGTTATCGGAGATCGCCGAACAAGCCAAGAAGCGTGCTGAAGTTGCAAG GTTGAGGGAGCTTCATACGCTGAAAGGGCATGTTGACTCAGTTGTGAAACTCAAAGGACTTGACATTGAGACCATCAACCAAAACTACACTGTATGA
- the LOC107902755 gene encoding ATPase 9, plasma membrane-type isoform X2 produces MVDIDDTLQEIKNENVDLERIPVEEVFLQLKCTKEGLTTEEGLKRLQIFGPNKLEEKSESKVLKFLGFMWNPLSWVMEIAAIMAIALANGGGKPPDWQDFVGITVLLIINSTISFIEENNAGNAAAALMAGLAPKTKVLRDGKWCEQEAAILVPGDIISIKLGDIIPADARLLEGDALKVDQSALTGESLPVNKNPGDGVYSGSTVKQGELEAVVIATGVHTFFGKAAHLVDSTNNVGHFQKVLTAIGNFCICSIAVGMLVEIVVMYPIQRRKYRDGIDNLLVLLIGGIPIAMPTVLSVTMAIGSHRLSQQGAITKRMTAIEEMAGMDVLCSDKTGTLTLNKLTVDKSMVEVFTKDVDKEMLLLLAARASRVENQDAIDACIVGMLGDPKEAREGITEVHFFPFNPVDKRTAMTYIESDGSWHRVSKGAPEQIISLCDLRDDVKKKAHDIIDKFADRGLRSLGVARQTVPEKTKDSPGSPWEFVGLLPLFDPPRHDSAETIRRALHLGVNVKMITGDQLAIGKETGRRLGMGTNMYPSSALLGHNKDEKVDTIDVDELIEKADGFAGVFPEHKYEIVKRLQERNHICGMTGDGVNDAPALKKADIGIAVDDATDAARSASDIVLTEPGLSVIVSAVLTSRAIFQRMKNYTIYAVSITIRIVLGFMLLALIWKFDFSPFMVLIIAILNDGTIMTISKDRVKPSPMPDSWKLKEIFATGIVLGTYLACMTVVFFWAANDSDFFSDKFGVKSIRYSQDELTAAVYLQVSIVSQALIFVTRSRSWSFIERPGLLLVVAFILAQLVATVLAVYANWGFARIKGIGWPWAGVIWLYSIVFYIPLDVLKFLIRYALSGKAWDNLLQNKTAFTTKKDYGRGEREAQWATAQRTLHGLQAPGAEEILNEKSSYRELSEIAEQAKKRAEVARLRELHTLKGHVDSVVKLKGLDIETINQNYTV; encoded by the exons GAGCGTATACCCGTTGAAGAAGTATTTCTGCAGTTGAAATGCACCAAGGAAGGGTTGACAACCGAGGAGGGGCTGAAGAGACTGCAAATCTTTGGCCCAAACAAACTCGAAGAGAAGAGT GAAAGCAAGGTTTTGAAGTTCTTGGGATTTATGTGGAATCCTTTATCATGGGTGATGGAGATTGCAGCAATTATGGCCATTGCTTTGGCCAATGGAGGA GGCAAGCCTCCAGATTGGCAAGATTTCGTTGGTATCACGGTTTTGCTTATTATCAACTCCACTATCAGTTTCATTGAAGAAAACAATGCAGGCAATGCAGCAGCGGCACTTATGGCCGGTCTTGCTCCCAAAACCAAG gTCCTAAGAGATGGAAAATGGTGCGAGCAAGAAGCTGCAATTTTGGTACCAGGAGATATCATCAGCATCAAGTTGGGAGATATCATCCCAGCAGATGCACGTCTCCTAGAGGGCGATGCGCTCAAGGTTGATCAATCTGCCTTAACTGGTGAGTCTTTGCCGGTAAACAAGAACCCCGGTGATGGGGTTTACTCGGGTTCTACCGTCAAGCAAGGTGAGCTCGAGGCCGTTGTTATCGCTACTGGTGTTCACACCTTCTTTGGTAAAGCAGCTCACCTGGTCGATAGCACCAACAACGTAGGCCACTTCCAGAAG GTGCTGACCGCAATTGGGAACTTCTGCATATGCTCAATTGCAGTAGGCATGCTAGTTGAGATTGTGGTGATGTATCCGATCCAGCGTCGAAAGTATAGAGATGGAATTGATAATCTCTTGGTGCTTCTCATCGGAGGGATTCCTATCGCCATGCCAACAGTTTTGTCGGTGACAATGGCTATCGGGTCTCACCGGCTTTCTCAACAAGGAGCTATTACAAAGAGAATGACAGCCATCGAGGAAATGGCAGGAATGGATGTACTGTGCAGTGACAAGACTGGGACACTTACTCTAAACAAGCTTACTGTAGACAAGAGCATGGTTGAG GTATTCACAAAGGATGTTGACAAGGAAATGCTTCTGTTACTCGCGGCAAGGGCCTCAAGGGTTGAAAATCAAGATGCTATTGATGCCTGCATTGTTGGAATGCTAGGTGACCCCAAGGAG GCAAGAGAGGGTATCACAGAGGTCCATTTCTTCCCTTTTAACCCAGTTGACAAGCGTACAGCCATGACATACATCGAGTCCGATGGCAGTTGGCATCGAGTCAGCAAAGGTGCACCAGAGCAG ATCATTTCTCTCTGCGACCTTCGAGATGATGTGAAGAAGAAGGCTCATGATATTATTGATAAATTTGCTGATCGTGGACTTCGTTCTCTTGGTGTGGCTAGACAA ACTGTTCCTGAGAAAACCAAGGACAGCCCGGGGAGTCCATGGGAATTTGTGGGCCTTTTACCTCTTTTTGATCCTCCTAGACACGACAGCGCGGAGACGATTCGTCGCGCACTCCATCTTGGTGTGAATGTCAAGATGATCACCGGTGATCAGTTGGCCATTGGTAAGGAAACCGGTAGGAGGCTGGGCATGGGAACCAACATGTATCCATCATCTGCTCTCCTGGGCCACAATAAAGATGAAAAAGTTGACACAATCGATGTCGATGAGCTTATTGAAAAGGCTGATGGCTTTGCAGGAGTTTTCCCAG AGCACAAATATGAGATTGTGAAGAGGCTACAAGAAAGGAACCACATTTGTGGCATGACTGGAGATGGAGTGAATGATGCACCAGCCCTTAAGAAGGCAGACATTGGAATTGCTGTGGATGACGCAACCGATGCAGCTCGAAGTGCATCGGATATAGTATTAACAGAGCCTGGACTAAGTGTGATTGTTAGTGCTGTTCTAACAAGCAGAGCCATTTTTCAGAGAATGAAAAACTATACCATCTATGCCGTTTCCATCACTATCCGTATCGTGCTGGGTTTCATGCTCCTTGCTCTTATTTGGAAGTTCGATTTCTCCCCCTTCATGGTTTTGATCATTGCTATACTCAATGACGGAACTATTATGACCATCTCCAAGGACAGGGTTAAGCCATCTCCTATGCCTGACTCATGGAAGCTCAAGGAGATCTTTGCCACCGGCATTGTTCTCGGAACCTATCTTGCTTGCATGACTGTTGTTTTCTTCTGGGCTGCTAACGATTCCGACTTCTTTTCg GATAAGTTTGGGGTAAAATCCATCCGGTACAGTCAAGATGAGCTTACAGCCGCTGTGTATCTCCAAGTGAGTATTGTGAGTCAGGCACTCATCTTTGTGACTCGTTCTCGGAGCTGGTCTTTTATCGAACGTCCCGGTCTCCTTCTAGTGGTTGCCTTCATTCTAGCACAATTG GTGGCTACTGTCCTTGCCGTTTATGCAAACTGGGGATTCGCTAGAATTAAAGGCATCGGGTGGCCTTGGGCTGGTGTTATTTGGCTCTACAGTATAGTTTTCTACATCCCACTTGATGTTCTCAAGTTCTTAATCCGGTATGCCTTAAGTGGAAAGGCCTGGGATAATCTCCTTCAGAATAAG ACTGCTTTCACAACAAAGAAGGATTATGGAAGGGGAGAGAGGGAGGCACAATGGGCCACGGCGCAACGAACCCTTCATGGATTGCAGGCTCCCGGAGCtgaagaaatcttgaatgagaagAGCAGCTACCGAGAGTTATCGGAGATCGCCGAACAAGCCAAGAAGCGTGCTGAAGTTGCAAG GTTGAGGGAGCTTCATACGCTGAAAGGGCATGTTGACTCAGTTGTGAAACTCAAAGGACTTGACATTGAGACCATCAACCAAAACTACACTGTATGA